Proteins encoded together in one Polaribacter reichenbachii window:
- a CDS encoding zinc-binding alcohol dehydrogenase family protein, protein MKYIVCEKPGEFILKEKEAPIRKEGEALLQINKVGICGTDLHAYAGNQAFFTYPRILGHELASEVLEIGENARGIKAGDKVVVMPYVSCGKCIACRNGKTNCCTNITVLGVHGDGGMQEQITVPVDILLPANNLSDNEMAIVEPLAIGAHAVRRAAIQKGEIVAVVGAGPIGIGIMKLAQIAGAKVIAIDMNEDRLTYAKEKIGVDYIVKAGAEAVEEVSKITNGDLCTAVFDASGNKYALESCPDYMSHGGRFVLVGLSKGELTYTHPKVHAKEMTLMCSRNATTEDFEHVISVLNQFPTESFITHSVAYTEMIENFDSWLDPKTGVIKATVSFN, encoded by the coding sequence ATGAAGTACATAGTTTGTGAAAAACCCGGAGAATTTATCTTAAAAGAAAAAGAGGCTCCAATAAGAAAAGAAGGCGAAGCCTTATTACAGATTAATAAAGTGGGTATTTGCGGTACAGATTTACACGCTTATGCAGGGAATCAAGCATTTTTTACTTATCCAAGAATTTTAGGGCATGAATTGGCATCAGAAGTTTTAGAAATAGGAGAAAATGCGAGAGGAATAAAAGCTGGAGATAAAGTAGTTGTTATGCCTTATGTAAGTTGTGGTAAATGTATTGCTTGTAGAAATGGCAAAACAAACTGTTGCACAAATATTACTGTTTTAGGTGTACATGGAGATGGAGGAATGCAAGAACAAATTACGGTTCCTGTAGACATTTTATTACCTGCAAATAACCTGTCAGATAACGAAATGGCTATTGTAGAGCCTTTGGCTATTGGTGCACATGCAGTAAGAAGAGCAGCAATTCAAAAAGGTGAAATTGTTGCAGTTGTAGGTGCAGGACCCATAGGAATTGGAATTATGAAATTAGCTCAGATTGCAGGTGCAAAAGTAATTGCTATTGATATGAACGAAGATCGTTTAACATACGCCAAAGAAAAGATTGGTGTTGATTATATTGTAAAAGCAGGAGCAGAAGCAGTAGAAGAAGTTTCAAAAATTACCAATGGCGATTTATGCACAGCAGTTTTTGATGCATCAGGAAATAAGTATGCTTTAGAATCTTGTCCAGATTATATGTCTCATGGAGGTCGATTTGTTTTGGTAGGCTTATCTAAAGGAGAGTTAACGTATACACATCCAAAAGTACACGCTAAAGAAATGACATTAATGTGTAGTAGAAATGCAACTACAGAAGATTTTGAACACGTAATTAGTGTGTTAAATCAGTTTCCAACAGAATCATTTATTACGCATTCTGTAGCTTATACAGAAATGATCGAAAATTTTGATAGTTGGTTAGATCCAAAAACGGGCGTAATCAAAGCGACTGTAAGTTTTAATTAA
- a CDS encoding alpha-L-fucosidase, whose amino-acid sequence MSRKLSALILFAIVVLVSCKTEEKKAVAENKEVYEANWESIKKHYKDPEWFNQKKFGIFIHWGAYAVPAYGSEWYPRNMYMDSARYTAQLKHQADGPSREFLFHQKNFGDHKKFGYKDFIPMFKAEKFQPAEWISLFKKAGAKYVVPVADHHDGFAMYKSNTTRWNSFDMGPKRDVLGELMKEGRKQGLIMGASSHFAFNWSFYNKKDHFDTTDPAYADLYSSKGKNLREPVSEAFKKRWWLRTKDLIDNYQPDILWFDFMLDTPEFREYRPKLAAYYYNKGLEWGKEVVLQDKNFYEQAFPEGTVIYDLERGKLPDIRKLPWQTDTSIGKNSWSHVTNWKSKTANSLVDDLIDIVSKNGNLLLNVGPKADGTIPEDQEKILLQIGAWLDVNGEAIYDTKYWRTFGEGPTEVGTGHHSEGGNKAFTGQDMRFTQKDGNIYAILMEWPENNKVTISSIKASDNIKNVTMLGSDEKLTWKQTDKGLTVQMPKVKKGDFAFTLKLIK is encoded by the coding sequence ATGAGTAGGAAATTATCAGCATTAATCTTATTTGCAATTGTGGTTCTTGTTTCTTGTAAAACAGAAGAAAAAAAAGCGGTTGCAGAAAACAAAGAAGTTTACGAGGCAAATTGGGAGTCAATAAAAAAACATTATAAAGACCCAGAATGGTTTAATCAAAAGAAGTTTGGTATTTTTATTCATTGGGGTGCTTATGCAGTGCCTGCTTATGGTTCAGAATGGTATCCTAGAAATATGTATATGGACTCTGCTAGATATACAGCTCAATTAAAACATCAAGCAGATGGTCCTTCTAGAGAGTTTTTATTTCATCAAAAAAACTTCGGAGATCATAAAAAGTTTGGGTACAAAGATTTTATTCCGATGTTTAAAGCGGAAAAATTTCAGCCAGCAGAGTGGATTTCACTTTTCAAAAAAGCGGGTGCAAAATATGTAGTTCCTGTTGCAGATCATCATGATGGTTTTGCTATGTATAAATCAAATACAACTCGTTGGAACTCTTTTGATATGGGGCCAAAAAGAGATGTTTTAGGTGAGTTGATGAAAGAAGGTAGAAAACAAGGTTTAATAATGGGAGCTTCTTCTCACTTTGCATTCAACTGGTCTTTTTACAATAAAAAAGATCATTTTGATACCACAGATCCAGCATATGCAGATTTATATTCATCAAAAGGAAAAAATTTAAGAGAACCCGTTTCAGAAGCATTTAAAAAACGTTGGTGGTTAAGAACAAAAGATTTAATCGATAACTATCAACCAGATATTCTTTGGTTCGATTTTATGTTAGATACTCCAGAGTTTAGAGAATACAGACCAAAATTAGCAGCTTATTATTATAATAAAGGGCTTGAGTGGGGTAAAGAAGTTGTGCTACAAGACAAAAACTTTTACGAACAAGCTTTTCCAGAAGGTACAGTTATTTATGATTTAGAAAGAGGAAAATTACCAGACATTCGTAAACTGCCTTGGCAAACAGATACTTCTATTGGTAAAAATTCATGGTCTCACGTAACCAACTGGAAATCTAAAACTGCAAATTCTTTGGTTGATGATTTAATTGATATTGTTTCTAAAAATGGAAACTTATTATTAAACGTTGGACCAAAAGCAGATGGAACAATTCCTGAAGATCAAGAGAAAATTTTATTACAAATTGGAGCTTGGTTAGATGTTAACGGAGAGGCAATTTACGATACAAAATACTGGAGAACTTTTGGTGAAGGACCAACAGAAGTTGGTACAGGTCATCATTCAGAAGGTGGTAATAAAGCGTTTACGGGTCAAGATATGCGTTTTACGCAGAAAGATGGTAACATTTATGCAATTTTAATGGAGTGGCCAGAAAATAATAAAGTTACTATTTCATCAATAAAAGCAAGTGATAATATTAAAAACGTTACAATGCTTGGTAGTGACGAAAAATTAACTTGGAAACAAACTGACAAAGGTTTAACTGTACAAATGCCAAAAGTTAAAAAAGGAGATTTTGCATTTACACTTAAGCTTATAAAGTAA